TAAGTCGGTGACGGTAAATTGCAACCGCAGCGTTAACGCCTGAAACATGAGAAATAAGCCAAACAGTGTGAAAACAAAGCCTATCCACGGTTGTACCAACAGTAGTGGAATAGCGGTAATCACCAATACTATAGGTATATTGTAACTAGGCTTGAGTTCCACAGTTGATGTGGAGTTAGGAGCAAATGAACTGGTCACAGTTTTAAATCCTGCTTTATTAGTAAACATATCTCTTATTTTAAGAGTCAGAAGTAGAGACTCGATTAATCGCGTCTCTACAGGAGTGATGAGTTAAAACTCCTCACTCCTAACTCCTAAATACTCACTTCTCACTTTTATAAGCCTTTCAAAAATGCACTGCCAAGTCCTTGAAACATTAACCAAGAAAGAAAGAAGTTGCTAACA
The Nostoc punctiforme PCC 73102 genome window above contains:
- a CDS encoding DUF3119 family protein; protein product: MFTNKAGFKTVTSSFAPNSTSTVELKPSYNIPIVLVITAIPLLLVQPWIGFVFTLFGLFLMFQALTLRLQFTVTDLDIYRSEKLIRRFPYQEWQNWRIFWNGVPILFYFKEIKSIHFLPILFDPNTLRTCLEQRCPRI